A single Anopheles maculipalpis chromosome 3RL, idAnoMacuDA_375_x, whole genome shotgun sequence DNA region contains:
- the LOC126564902 gene encoding cyclin-Y-like protein 1, with product MGNKTSCCSYSSPPPTRKAKEAPVFEEHLPEGELSANNLQHISEREGDDGEHDPSVDPSAGTMFLERSKQSLENGMTRKKSQHQIVPQGGGGPGGGGGGGAGGGGVGGGGGGGGGVLKKSSSCSTIYLDDSTVSQPNLKNTVKCVSLAIYYHIKNRTSERRIDIFDEKLHPLTRDPVPDDYDRHNPEHRQIYKFVRTLFNAAQLTAECAIITLVYLERLLTYAELDIASCNWKRIVLGAILLASKVWDDQAVWNVDYCQILKDITVEDMNELERQFLELLQFNINVPSSVYAKYYFDLRTLAEANDLSFPTEPLSKERAQKLEAMSRVMQDKATAEALKNGMKKWSSIDNIHQQGGIRRSVAILS from the coding sequence ATGGGAAACAAAACGTCATGCTGCTCGTACTCGAGTCCACCGCCGACGCGCAAAGCAAAGGAAGCGCCCGTCTTCGAGGAGCATCTGCCCGAGGGCGAACTGTCCGCCAACAATTTGCAACACATTTCCGAGCGCGAAGGCGACGACGGTGAGCACGATCCGTCGGTCGATCCGTCCGCCGGCACCATGTTTCTCGAGCGCTCGAAACAAAGTCTCGAAAATGGTATGACGCGCAAAAAGTCCCAGCATCAGATCGTACCTCAGGGAGGTGGAGGTCCTGGTGGTGGagggggtggtggtgctggtggaggcGGCGTCggcggaggtggtggtggtggtggcggtgtcCTAAAGAAGAGTAGTAGCTGCTCAACGATCTACCTAGACGACAGTACCGTGTCGCAACCGAACCTCAAAAACACGGTCAAGTGTGTGTCACTGGCGATCTACTATCACATCAAGAACCGTACCAGCGAGCGGCGGATAGACATCTTCGACGAGAAGCTACATCCGCTCACGCGTGACCCGGTGCCGGACGACTACGATCGACACAATCCCGAACATCGGCAGATCTACAAGTTCGTCCGGACGCTGTTCAATGCCGCCCAGCTGACGGCCGAGTGTGCCATCATCACGCTCGTGTATCTGGAGCGGCTGCTAACGTACGCCGAGCTGGACATTGCGTCATGCAACTGGAAGCGAATAGTGCTCGGTGCGATCCTGCTCGCGAGCAAGGTGTGGGACGACCAAGCCGTCTGGAACGTGGACTACTGTCAGATCCTGAAGGACATTACGGTGGAGGATATGAATGAGCTGGAGCGACAGTTTTTGGAGCTGCTACAGTTCAACATTAACGTACCGTCTTCCGTGTACGCCAAATACTACTTCGATCTGCGTACGCTTGCCGAAGCGAACGATCTGTCCTTCCCAACCGAACCGCTGTCGAAGGAGCGTGCCCAAAAACTGGAAGCGATGTCGCGCGTCATGCAGGACAAAGCGACAGCGGAAGCGCTTAAGAATGGGATGAAGAAGTGGTCCTCGATCGATAACATCCACCAGCAGGGAGGTATCCGGCGCAGTGTGGCGATCCTGTCGTGA